A part of Deltaproteobacteria bacterium genomic DNA contains:
- a CDS encoding SCO family protein: MTIASRTGDAARFFDGGSFPAFALGVLVFWEILLLAMLIGPGEDSSMRGFADEFRIWCFGYDPATGRMNPGLVMAMTSPPVVIAPVLALVWWQPLRDLLASRRGWLAPCVASAFTVAVAAWGLVAIAPKPDVAELPFPAESLRTQLHSPQLRLVNQDGDTVDLAGLRGKVVMLTAVYSTCPLSCPLILGQAKAAIAQVPEALRDDLHVIAVSMDPANDSPAVLAKLAREHEIAAPQYSLVTGDPVEVERVLDDLGITRSRNPETGVIDHANLFLLVDREGRIAYRLTLGGRQQRWLTSALEVLLREGSGGA; the protein is encoded by the coding sequence ATGACGATCGCTTCGCGGACCGGAGACGCCGCGCGATTCTTCGACGGCGGCAGCTTTCCCGCTTTTGCTCTCGGCGTGCTGGTGTTCTGGGAGATCCTGCTCCTGGCGATGCTGATCGGCCCGGGCGAGGACTCGAGCATGCGCGGATTCGCGGACGAGTTCCGCATCTGGTGCTTCGGGTACGACCCGGCGACCGGGCGCATGAATCCCGGACTGGTCATGGCGATGACGAGTCCGCCGGTCGTGATCGCTCCGGTACTCGCGCTGGTCTGGTGGCAGCCGCTGCGGGATCTGCTGGCGAGCCGCCGCGGATGGCTCGCGCCGTGCGTCGCGAGCGCGTTCACGGTGGCCGTCGCGGCATGGGGACTCGTGGCGATCGCGCCGAAACCCGACGTCGCGGAGCTGCCGTTTCCCGCGGAGTCCCTGCGCACCCAGCTGCACTCGCCGCAGCTGCGGCTGGTGAACCAGGACGGCGACACGGTCGATCTGGCCGGACTGCGCGGAAAGGTCGTGATGCTCACGGCCGTGTACTCGACGTGCCCGCTCAGCTGCCCGCTGATCCTGGGCCAGGCGAAGGCGGCGATCGCGCAGGTGCCCGAGGCGCTTCGCGACGATCTGCACGTGATCGCGGTCAGCATGGATCCGGCCAACGATTCGCCCGCGGTGCTCGCCAAGCTCGCGCGCGAGCACGAGATCGCCGCTCCGCAGTACTCGCTCGTCACGGGTGATCCGGTCGAGGTCGAGCGCGTCCTCGACGACCTCGGCATCACGCGCTCTCGGAATCCCGAGACGGGCGTGATCGACCACGCGAATCTGTTCCTGCTCGTCGATCGCGAGGGGCGCATCGCCTATCGGCTGACGCTCGGCGGCCGACAGCAGCGCTGGCTGACGTCGGCGCTGGAGGTCCTCCTGCGCGAGGGGTCCGGTGGAGCATGA
- the cyoE gene encoding protoheme IX farnesyltransferase produces the protein MTTGSQVIATLAPRVSRIRDHIDLTRPGVLVGVLLTAPPAFCLGAASRPAIATVLGVLLGIALVGAGSSALNAWWERDADARMERTRWRPLPSGRLTASRALGFGIATSTLGLLALAVAGGGLAAAIGAATLAHYLLVYTVWLKPRSAWNTFVGALSGSTAPLIADASVDGRLGIWGLTLAAIVFLWQLPHVYAITLYRRDEYAAALFRMLPAAVGDTRTRRLMLAFALLLIPVTLLPYAGGVLGAGYAAVAMIGGVAFCASIVAAMRAREDAADRRVFLVSLLYLSSLFGAMMLEIGAREAGVGMRDALPHVNGALNAAIAALLIAAFVAIRHGRRGLHRRLMLSAVSLGTVFVALYVVQTALLGHQRFPGDDWVRTLFLVVLSTHTALAVAVVPLVARALQLALRGRFAEHRRIVRFAYPIWIYVALTGLFIYWMNNFVRPGA, from the coding sequence ATGACGACGGGCTCTCAGGTGATCGCGACTCTCGCGCCGCGCGTCTCGCGCATTCGCGACCACATCGACCTGACGCGCCCGGGCGTGCTCGTCGGCGTGCTTCTGACGGCGCCGCCGGCCTTCTGTCTGGGCGCGGCGTCGCGCCCGGCGATCGCGACCGTCCTCGGAGTCCTGCTCGGGATCGCGCTGGTCGGCGCCGGCTCGAGCGCGCTCAATGCCTGGTGGGAGCGCGACGCCGACGCTCGAATGGAGCGAACGCGCTGGCGCCCGCTCCCCTCTGGCCGACTGACCGCCTCGCGCGCGCTCGGCTTCGGCATCGCGACCTCGACTCTCGGGCTGCTCGCGCTCGCGGTCGCAGGCGGCGGGCTCGCCGCGGCGATCGGCGCGGCGACGCTGGCCCACTATCTGCTCGTCTACACGGTCTGGCTGAAGCCGCGGAGCGCATGGAACACGTTCGTGGGAGCTCTGTCCGGATCGACGGCGCCCCTGATCGCCGACGCATCGGTCGACGGGCGCCTCGGCATCTGGGGTCTCACGCTCGCCGCGATCGTCTTCCTCTGGCAGCTCCCGCACGTGTACGCGATCACCCTGTACCGCCGCGACGAGTACGCGGCCGCGCTGTTCCGGATGCTGCCCGCGGCCGTCGGCGATACGCGCACGCGGCGCCTCATGCTCGCCTTCGCCCTGCTGCTGATCCCGGTCACGCTGCTCCCGTACGCCGGCGGGGTTCTCGGCGCCGGCTACGCGGCAGTGGCCATGATCGGAGGTGTCGCGTTCTGCGCCTCGATCGTCGCCGCGATGCGGGCGCGAGAAGACGCGGCCGACCGGCGGGTCTTTCTCGTCTCGCTCCTGTACCTGTCGAGCCTGTTCGGCGCGATGATGCTCGAGATCGGGGCGAGGGAGGCAGGAGTCGGGATGCGCGATGCCTTGCCGCACGTGAACGGCGCGCTGAACGCCGCGATCGCGGCGCTCCTGATCGCCGCGTTCGTCGCGATCCGCCACGGCCGGCGGGGGCTGCACCGACGGCTGATGCTCTCGGCGGTCTCGCTCGGGACCGTGTTCGTCGCTCTCTACGTCGTCCAGACTGCGCTGCTCGGACACCAGCGCTTCCCCGGCGACGACTGGGTGCGGACGCTCTTCCTGGTGGTCCTGTCGACGCACACGGCCCTGGCCGTCGCCGTGGTTCCGCTCGTCGCGCGCGCCCTGCAGCTCGCGCTTCGCGGGCGCTTCGCCGAGCACCGCCGCATCGTGCGCTTCGCCTACCCGATCTGGATCTACGTCGCGCTCACGGGCCTGTTCATCTACTGGATGAACAACTTCGTTCGCCCCGGGGCGTAG
- a CDS encoding cytochrome C oxidase subunit I produces the protein MTTTTIGPDVTAGEAAGNHPRGEVRVCDTTGLAICTTAERFMKLHAVFAVVSLLIGGVAAILIGLTRWPAVHLLPADWYYRLVTLHGLDMLIVMILNFEIAILYFAGAVLLNSRLYSKSLSWATLGLMLVGAVMCNATVLMGKADVMVTSYVPLRADPQFYLGLILFSVGTLLGVINFFGTLYIAKRDHTYEGSVPLITFGATAAAIIAVVTLLHAATTMIPTYLWSINLLSSIDPEWYRVTWWGLGHMSQQVNVCAMVSVWYLLGHLTVGSKPLSEAVCRSAFLLYILFINLASAHHELVDPGVGATWKIWNTSYAMYLAVLASMIHGFTVPASIEVAMRAKGFQRGLFGWLANAPWSNPGFSGFFLSLVIFGFGGGITGVTLGTQQINIMAHNTLRIPGHFHVTVVGGTALAFMALTYYVVPLIFQREFYAKALCRLQPYLFAIGITTMSIGMSFAGSYGVPRRHWDVEFSGSPFAPAFDSGAHVMLGLLGVGAVIAFTAVLLFVLLVVAAVFFGRSNAGRPMEPWHVERGVTAAVRASHGAGEDEEHRTPGTLVLVLVFLASFAVYYFANWLWLSDVWHVR, from the coding sequence ATGACGACCACCACCATCGGCCCGGACGTGACAGCCGGAGAGGCGGCTGGAAACCACCCGCGAGGGGAGGTCCGGGTCTGCGACACGACGGGACTCGCGATCTGCACGACCGCGGAGCGCTTCATGAAGCTGCACGCGGTCTTCGCCGTCGTCTCGCTGCTGATCGGCGGCGTCGCCGCGATCCTGATCGGCCTCACGCGCTGGCCGGCCGTGCACCTGCTTCCCGCGGACTGGTACTACCGGCTGGTCACGCTCCACGGTCTGGACATGCTGATCGTGATGATCCTGAACTTCGAGATCGCGATCCTCTACTTCGCGGGCGCGGTGCTCCTGAACAGCCGCCTGTACTCGAAGTCGCTCTCCTGGGCCACGCTCGGGCTGATGCTCGTCGGCGCGGTGATGTGCAACGCGACCGTGCTGATGGGCAAGGCCGACGTCATGGTCACGTCGTACGTGCCGCTGCGCGCGGACCCGCAGTTCTACCTGGGCCTGATCCTGTTCTCGGTCGGGACGCTGCTCGGCGTGATCAACTTCTTCGGCACGCTCTACATCGCCAAGCGCGACCACACCTACGAAGGCTCGGTGCCGCTCATCACTTTCGGGGCGACCGCGGCGGCGATCATCGCGGTCGTGACGCTGCTGCACGCGGCCACGACGATGATCCCGACCTACCTGTGGTCGATCAACCTGCTCTCGTCGATCGACCCCGAGTGGTACCGGGTCACCTGGTGGGGGCTGGGCCACATGAGCCAGCAGGTGAACGTCTGCGCGATGGTCTCGGTCTGGTACCTGCTCGGCCACCTCACGGTCGGCTCGAAGCCGCTCTCCGAGGCGGTCTGCCGGAGCGCGTTCCTGCTCTACATCCTGTTCATCAACCTCGCCTCGGCGCACCACGAGCTGGTCGATCCGGGCGTCGGCGCCACCTGGAAGATCTGGAACACCTCGTACGCGATGTACCTCGCGGTGCTCGCGTCGATGATCCACGGCTTCACGGTTCCGGCGTCGATCGAGGTCGCGATGCGCGCGAAGGGATTCCAGCGCGGTCTGTTCGGTTGGCTGGCCAACGCCCCGTGGTCGAATCCGGGCTTCTCGGGGTTCTTCCTGTCGCTGGTGATCTTCGGCTTCGGCGGAGGAATCACCGGAGTCACCCTGGGCACGCAGCAGATCAACATCATGGCGCACAACACGCTGCGCATTCCGGGCCACTTCCACGTCACCGTGGTCGGAGGCACGGCGCTCGCGTTCATGGCGCTGACCTACTACGTCGTGCCGCTGATCTTCCAGCGCGAGTTCTACGCCAAGGCCCTGTGTCGCCTGCAGCCGTACCTCTTCGCGATCGGCATCACGACCATGTCGATCGGCATGTCGTTCGCCGGGTCGTACGGCGTTCCGCGCCGCCACTGGGACGTCGAGTTCAGCGGCTCGCCCTTCGCGCCCGCGTTCGATTCGGGCGCGCACGTGATGCTCGGCCTGCTCGGCGTGGGCGCGGTCATCGCGTTCACCGCCGTGCTCCTCTTCGTCCTGCTCGTGGTCGCGGCGGTCTTCTTCGGCCGCTCGAACGCGGGTCGCCCGATGGAGCCCTGGCACGTCGAGCGCGGCGTGACCGCGGCCGTGCGAGCTTCGCACGGCGCGGGCGAGGACGAGGAGCACCGCACGCCCGGGACGCTGGTGCTGGTGCTCGTGTTCCTGGCGTCGTTCGCGGTGTACTACTTCGCGAACTGGCTCTGGCTGTCGGACGTCTGGCACGTGAGATGA
- a CDS encoding cytochrome C oxidase subunit II, with protein sequence MSIRPPAAGWFKAPHGAERLWIGLALCWCLVMSIAMPYWHFYGKQNSTGEAYRVEPGAFAQRVQRFVATNQVGELNGIPIVQPAPGGDAYLQAQMWSWFPVLKLKKGQTYRVHISSIDLQHGFSLHPLNMNFQVLPGYDHVLTLTPTSSGEFTIICNEFCGIGHHMMAGRILVEE encoded by the coding sequence ATGAGTATTCGACCGCCGGCGGCCGGCTGGTTCAAAGCACCCCACGGGGCCGAGCGGCTCTGGATCGGCTTGGCTCTGTGCTGGTGCTTGGTCATGTCGATCGCGATGCCGTACTGGCATTTCTACGGCAAGCAGAACAGCACGGGCGAGGCGTACCGGGTCGAGCCCGGCGCGTTCGCGCAGCGGGTGCAGCGCTTCGTCGCCACCAACCAGGTCGGGGAGCTGAACGGCATTCCGATCGTGCAGCCGGCGCCCGGCGGCGACGCGTACCTGCAGGCCCAGATGTGGTCCTGGTTTCCGGTCCTGAAGCTCAAGAAGGGGCAGACCTACCGGGTGCACATCTCGTCGATCGACCTGCAGCACGGATTCTCGCTTCACCCGCTGAACATGAACTTCCAGGTTCTTCCGGGCTACGACCACGTGCTCACCCTGACGCCGACGAGCTCGGGCGAGTTCACGATCATCTGCAACGAGTTCTGCGGCATCGGCCATCACATGATGGCCGGGCGCATCCTCGTCGAGGAGTAG
- a CDS encoding hydrogenase iron-sulfur subunit encodes MEHDAIGLASEVAHGGEARVRGDAALRALERPFLALDRALGRVLPDALNPFLQTGAVAVTAILIAVISGVLLLFWYRPSVHLAYSSVAAMSDSPASAGLLRSLHRYSSDAAIFFALVHAARLFFERRFAGARWLAWVTGVLSLVVVWVLGWTGYWLVWDVRGKYVALETARLLDVLPIFADPMGRSFLFDEGINSLLFFVVFFFHMLAPLALAFVLWLHLTRTARARFLTRLPMTIWVLGTLAILSVAYPATNAEPAKMTARGESFGMDWWYLFPLSLGPGLSGGAIWAICLVGGALAVSAPWTMRKRVGRSAVVEPARCNACEQCYRDCPYEAISMIPRANPVKREKYATEAFVDPAKCVSCGICVASCNSIGTDLPGFPLRDQRQQVASWLDAAKSGGDPSGVAFVCAQSAGAGLEIDPATGICRELPGWRVLEVPCAGWVHSMSIELALRRGAKKVLIASCPPGSCHFREGPEFLDQHLAGTRPPAIREKFVARDSVEVVYLDRGSKRELLKAAGAALEGASPSPAAVPGRALAGIASVAVAFVTSAIIGVVSDWGHAAHASPGAELVVTFKHPGERSEVCRDRTPEELAQLPQHMRQAKVCERARAAVRLRVSVDGERRVDQAYSPSGIWSDGSSVAVVPFGLTPGEHVIRVEIGDSHDPDEWSHVSEQTIEFDERFRRVIAFDRASGFKLH; translated from the coding sequence GTGGAGCATGACGCCATCGGCCTGGCCTCGGAGGTCGCCCACGGAGGCGAGGCCAGGGTTCGCGGAGACGCTGCGCTTCGCGCGCTCGAGCGGCCGTTCCTCGCCCTCGATCGCGCGCTCGGGCGCGTGCTTCCCGATGCGCTGAACCCGTTCCTGCAGACCGGTGCGGTGGCGGTGACCGCGATCCTGATCGCCGTGATCAGCGGCGTGCTTCTGCTGTTCTGGTACCGGCCGAGCGTGCACCTGGCGTACTCCTCGGTGGCGGCGATGTCCGATTCGCCTGCGAGCGCGGGGCTGCTGCGCTCGCTGCACCGCTACAGCTCCGACGCCGCGATCTTCTTCGCGCTCGTGCACGCGGCGCGGCTCTTCTTCGAGCGGCGCTTCGCCGGCGCGCGCTGGCTCGCCTGGGTGACCGGCGTGCTGTCGCTCGTGGTGGTCTGGGTCCTGGGCTGGACCGGCTACTGGCTGGTCTGGGACGTGCGCGGCAAGTACGTGGCGCTCGAGACCGCGCGGCTGCTCGACGTGCTGCCGATCTTCGCCGATCCGATGGGCCGCTCGTTCCTCTTCGACGAGGGCATCAACTCGCTGCTCTTCTTCGTCGTGTTCTTCTTCCACATGCTCGCGCCGCTGGCGCTCGCGTTCGTGCTCTGGCTGCACCTGACCCGGACCGCGCGCGCGCGCTTCCTCACGCGACTTCCGATGACGATCTGGGTGCTCGGAACCCTCGCCATCCTCTCGGTCGCCTACCCGGCGACGAACGCCGAGCCCGCGAAGATGACCGCGCGCGGCGAATCGTTCGGCATGGACTGGTGGTACCTGTTTCCGCTCTCGCTCGGGCCGGGACTCTCGGGCGGCGCGATCTGGGCGATCTGTCTGGTCGGCGGCGCCCTCGCGGTTTCCGCGCCGTGGACGATGCGAAAACGGGTCGGGCGCAGCGCGGTGGTCGAGCCCGCGCGCTGCAACGCCTGCGAGCAGTGCTACCGGGACTGCCCGTACGAGGCGATCTCGATGATCCCGCGCGCGAATCCGGTGAAGCGCGAGAAGTATGCGACCGAGGCGTTCGTCGATCCCGCGAAGTGCGTCTCGTGCGGAATCTGCGTCGCGTCGTGCAACTCGATCGGCACGGACCTGCCGGGATTTCCGCTTCGCGATCAGCGCCAGCAGGTCGCGAGCTGGCTCGACGCCGCGAAGTCGGGTGGCGATCCCTCGGGCGTGGCCTTCGTCTGCGCGCAGTCGGCTGGCGCCGGGCTCGAGATCGATCCAGCGACGGGGATCTGCCGCGAGCTTCCCGGTTGGCGCGTGCTCGAGGTCCCGTGCGCGGGCTGGGTGCACTCGATGTCGATCGAGCTTGCGCTCCGGCGTGGCGCGAAGAAGGTCCTGATCGCGAGCTGCCCGCCGGGGTCGTGTCACTTCCGCGAAGGGCCGGAGTTCCTCGATCAGCACCTGGCGGGCACGCGACCCCCGGCCATCCGCGAGAAGTTCGTGGCCCGCGACTCCGTCGAGGTCGTCTACCTCGACCGCGGAAGCAAGCGCGAGCTCCTGAAAGCCGCGGGCGCAGCGCTCGAGGGCGCGAGCCCGTCACCGGCCGCGGTTCCCGGCCGAGCGCTGGCCGGCATCGCCTCGGTCGCCGTCGCGTTCGTCACCAGCGCCATCATCGGTGTCGTGAGCGACTGGGGCCACGCCGCGCACGCGTCTCCGGGCGCCGAGCTCGTCGTCACCTTCAAACACCCCGGCGAGCGGAGCGAAGTCTGCCGCGACCGGACGCCGGAGGAGCTCGCGCAGCTCCCGCAGCACATGCGCCAGGCGAAGGTCTGCGAGCGGGCGCGCGCCGCGGTGCGCCTGCGCGTCAGCGTGGACGGCGAGCGCCGGGTCGACCAGGCCTACTCGCCGAGCGGAATCTGGAGCGACGGCTCGAGCGTCGCGGTGGTACCGTTCGGCCTCACGCCGGGGGAGCATGTGATCCGGGTCGAGATCGGGGACAGCCACGATCCGGACGAGTGGTCCCATGTCAGCGAGCAGACGATCGAGTTCGACGAGCGGTTCCGGCGCGTGATCGCGTTCGATCGCGCGTCGGGATTCAAGCTGCACTAG